The following are from one region of the Rosistilla carotiformis genome:
- a CDS encoding amidophosphoribosyltransferase → MSEIHHECGVAAIYHLPRTAPSPMCPDQGPSQISRLMPRMLLDIQNRGQLAAGMTSFHPKRPEILATYKDIGTVSEVFKLSHRAKSESMMRSLAGRAAIGHVRYATCGQDDRSYAQPFERQHIHKRKWFSFCFNGQLANYQILKHRLLADGDHHLSRDTDTEIILHEVGRLLSNSEGKPDWIELLGKATKDFDGAYSMAFLTALGEMVVARDPLGIKPMCYAFDGSLFAAASEDVALVNLGFEPNDIKTLPPGHAALVTPGEGLRIEPFCESKSRAHCFFEWIYFANVASTMDEKSVYLSRTRLGEELARLEIESGEVPLDPEDTIVVPVPDTSKAAADAMAYKLGIPSREGLIRNRYSGRTFIEGGRARRVKASTKYTPLREVLEGKRVLLVEDSIVRSTTMGVLLDRIREMGGAREIHVRVASPPIVAPCFYGIDMSTIDQLIAPRYFENANLTESGQREMARELGADSLRYLPVDAIARAIGLPASDLCQACITGKYPTPCGQKLYQLELDNEGRPQSAERTYERLVSNIT, encoded by the coding sequence ATGAGCGAAATACATCACGAGTGCGGTGTTGCGGCGATCTACCATCTTCCACGTACGGCCCCTAGCCCGATGTGTCCGGACCAAGGTCCGTCGCAGATCTCGCGGCTGATGCCTCGGATGCTGCTGGACATCCAGAACCGCGGCCAATTGGCAGCCGGGATGACCAGCTTCCATCCCAAGCGGCCCGAGATCCTGGCAACCTACAAAGACATCGGCACCGTTTCCGAAGTTTTTAAGCTGAGCCATCGGGCCAAAAGCGAATCGATGATGCGATCGCTTGCCGGCCGCGCGGCGATCGGCCACGTGCGGTATGCCACCTGCGGCCAAGACGATCGCTCTTACGCCCAGCCGTTCGAACGCCAGCACATCCATAAGCGAAAGTGGTTCAGTTTCTGCTTCAACGGGCAACTTGCGAACTATCAAATCCTCAAGCATCGCTTGCTGGCCGATGGCGACCATCACCTGTCGCGCGACACCGATACCGAGATCATTTTGCACGAGGTCGGCCGCCTGCTGAGCAACAGCGAAGGCAAGCCCGACTGGATCGAGCTACTTGGCAAAGCGACCAAAGACTTCGACGGCGCCTACAGCATGGCCTTCCTGACGGCGCTTGGCGAAATGGTTGTCGCCCGCGATCCGCTGGGGATCAAACCGATGTGTTACGCGTTTGATGGCAGCCTGTTCGCCGCAGCCAGCGAAGACGTCGCTCTGGTGAACCTGGGCTTCGAACCCAATGACATCAAAACATTGCCTCCGGGGCATGCCGCCCTGGTAACCCCAGGAGAGGGTTTGCGGATCGAACCGTTTTGTGAGAGCAAGAGCCGAGCCCACTGCTTCTTTGAATGGATCTATTTCGCCAACGTCGCCAGCACAATGGACGAGAAGAGCGTCTATCTGAGTCGAACGCGACTGGGCGAAGAGCTTGCCAGGCTCGAGATCGAATCGGGTGAAGTTCCTTTGGATCCCGAGGACACGATCGTTGTCCCCGTACCCGACACCAGCAAAGCCGCCGCCGACGCGATGGCTTACAAGCTGGGCATCCCCAGCCGTGAAGGGCTGATCCGAAACCGCTATTCCGGCCGAACGTTCATCGAGGGGGGACGTGCGCGGCGCGTCAAAGCATCGACCAAATACACTCCACTTCGCGAAGTGCTCGAAGGAAAACGCGTCCTCCTAGTCGAGGATTCGATCGTCCGCAGCACGACGATGGGAGTCCTACTGGATCGTATACGCGAGATGGGTGGGGCCCGCGAGATCCACGTCCGCGTCGCCAGTCCGCCGATCGTTGCCCCATGTTTTTATGGCATCGACATGAGCACGATCGATCAATTGATCGCACCGCGCTATTTCGAAAACGCCAACTTGACCGAATCGGGGCAACGCGAAATGGCTCGCGAACTCGGAGCCGATTCGCTGCGTTACCTGCCGGTCGATGCGATCGCCCGCGCGATCGGATTGCCTGCCAGCGATCTATGCCAAGCCTGCATCACCGGAAAATATCCAACGCCTTGCGGTCAAAAACTGTATCAATTGGAACTGGATAACGAAGGCCGGCCGCAAAGCGCGGAACGGACCTACGAGCGACTGGTCTCCAACATCACATGA
- a CDS encoding DUF1559 domain-containing protein, translated as MHCVQRPRSLKTGFTLVELLVVIAIIGILVGLLLPAVQSAREAARRMSCGNNLKQLGLALHNYHDTYGKLPPDAIWHGNAKGTTAAVGDQRNYTWLCLILPFIEMNSLHDQINFSLPADTTLTAITVGEETAKELSIAAFLCPSDIQWEIGSKPRGFGVTSYAGNAGWDGHRRKTNDIGRAGVFSFYDSVRISDIKDGTSNTIAVGEVTTVGLAKASTVHRSQGGAGYFRRTSSSVSRGALVASGPWHGHNHAWVTAAGKGNVLMADGSPGPIWGVYGGPNHVCPPVYWTHHAINNEWVGPGSFHAGGAQFTLADASVRFIAETIATGRGSEESTNGEYWNTGKYGNLYGAMHSIYGFDGEEIVRWE; from the coding sequence ATGCACTGTGTCCAACGTCCCCGTTCTCTTAAGACAGGTTTCACGCTTGTCGAATTGTTAGTCGTTATTGCGATTATCGGAATCTTGGTAGGCTTGTTATTACCCGCGGTGCAGTCAGCACGCGAAGCTGCGCGACGGATGAGCTGCGGCAACAACTTGAAGCAGCTAGGCCTGGCGCTTCACAATTATCACGACACGTATGGCAAATTGCCTCCAGATGCAATTTGGCACGGAAATGCAAAAGGGACCACGGCGGCCGTGGGGGACCAGCGGAATTACACTTGGCTGTGCCTGATATTGCCGTTCATTGAAATGAACAGTTTGCACGATCAGATCAACTTTTCGTTGCCAGCTGACACAACGTTGACCGCCATCACAGTGGGAGAGGAAACGGCGAAAGAGCTTTCGATCGCTGCCTTTTTGTGTCCCTCGGATATTCAATGGGAGATCGGGTCGAAGCCCCGTGGGTTCGGTGTCACGTCATACGCTGGCAACGCGGGTTGGGACGGGCACCGTAGGAAAACGAATGATATCGGTCGTGCTGGGGTCTTTTCGTTTTATGACTCAGTGCGAATCTCCGACATCAAAGATGGCACGTCCAACACGATTGCAGTCGGCGAGGTGACCACCGTTGGTTTGGCCAAAGCGTCCACGGTTCATCGTTCTCAAGGAGGTGCAGGTTACTTTCGGCGAACCAGTTCATCGGTGTCACGAGGTGCTTTGGTCGCATCGGGACCTTGGCACGGGCACAATCATGCCTGGGTTACCGCTGCTGGAAAAGGGAACGTGTTGATGGCCGATGGTTCGCCAGGGCCTATCTGGGGAGTTTACGGTGGGCCAAATCATGTCTGCCCTCCAGTCTACTGGACCCATCACGCAATCAACAATGAATGGGTTGGCCCAGGAAGTTTTCATGCTGGCGGCGCTCAATTCACGCTTGCGGATGCGTCGGTCCGTTTTATCGCTGAGACCATCGCGACAGGTCGGGGGTCTGAAGAATCTACCAATGGCGAGTATTGGAATACCGGCAAATATGGAAATCTCTATGGAGCGATGCACAGTATCTATGGTTTTGATGGAGAGGAGATTGTTCGTTGGGAGTAG
- a CDS encoding DUF1592 domain-containing protein produces MNIRIICRRSIIALAVVCGSQVAVSAVADDGTAKRLAAFLDQHCTACHGADTQEADVRLDRLTAADSGSETIRQWTQVVDAIESGEMPPEGEDRPDAAAVKRFVSEAGRFAERMRGEQPLALRRMNRREYQNTVHDLLGIDVPLMDLLPEDGSLQGFDNVADGLSISSVLMEQYLAAAAVAFEATIRRVQPLPVATRRAYLMQVKENIDSVDKKKGGTVAVDESFVKFTPGWPPARIDPAHPIEDGLYRCRVAVWPHDPGERTLSVALYVGSLFGPDAHRFIGIFDATGSSQQPRVIEFTVPMQQGDTIHIVPRIWPEHVTWRDKHEPRPGVGIAWVETDGPLDQAFPSLATQRLFGDVDHIRMEPERTISMRHRKRVPWHRVESERPREDVARIVRDLLPRAFRRPVDDAKAEPFVQLALDRLDAGRSFEQAVRAGVTAVLCAPQFLLLNSQPTVDDFTIASRLSYFLWSSQPDPQLIDLAAAGKLKDPAIRRAQVLRMLADPKRERFVENFLGQWLDLREIGFTTPDKKLYPEFDPLLQEAMLGETRSFFEHLIDEDGSVLNFIDSDFTFLNERLAKHYGIAGVRGNELFRKVALPGDSLRGGVLTHASVLKVTANGTTTSPIQRGNWVLDNLLGRPAPPPPPGVPAVEPDVRGATTIREQLDKHREIDSCNVCHRRIDPPGFALEAFDAIGGQRQWYRSIGDGEKLGRLPYRKGPDVETASRLADGRSFADFGGYRQRLLEDRDQVARAIATKLIVYATGRPLSLADRPAIDRIVAASGENLGLRSMILAIASSDVFIEP; encoded by the coding sequence ATGAACATTCGAATCATTTGCCGTCGCTCGATCATCGCTTTGGCCGTCGTTTGTGGATCGCAGGTGGCCGTGTCTGCCGTCGCCGACGACGGGACTGCGAAGCGGTTGGCCGCGTTTTTGGATCAGCACTGCACTGCGTGTCACGGTGCCGATACGCAAGAGGCCGACGTGCGGTTGGATCGCTTGACCGCCGCCGATTCGGGAAGCGAGACGATCCGCCAGTGGACGCAGGTTGTCGATGCTATCGAATCGGGAGAGATGCCGCCGGAGGGGGAAGACCGTCCGGACGCTGCTGCGGTGAAGCGTTTTGTTTCGGAAGCCGGTCGGTTTGCGGAGCGGATGCGCGGCGAACAGCCGCTGGCGCTGCGACGGATGAATCGCCGCGAATATCAAAACACGGTCCACGATCTGTTGGGGATCGATGTCCCGTTGATGGATCTGTTGCCCGAGGATGGCAGCCTGCAGGGATTCGATAACGTCGCCGACGGGTTGAGCATTTCATCGGTCTTGATGGAACAGTACTTGGCTGCTGCGGCGGTTGCTTTTGAAGCGACGATACGGCGCGTACAGCCGCTGCCGGTTGCGACGCGTCGAGCCTATCTGATGCAGGTCAAAGAGAACATCGATTCGGTTGACAAGAAAAAAGGGGGCACGGTTGCTGTCGATGAATCGTTTGTGAAGTTCACTCCCGGTTGGCCTCCCGCTCGAATCGATCCCGCCCATCCGATCGAAGATGGACTGTATCGCTGTCGCGTTGCGGTTTGGCCCCACGATCCGGGAGAGCGGACGTTGTCGGTGGCTCTCTACGTCGGTTCGTTGTTTGGTCCCGATGCGCATCGATTTATCGGGATCTTCGATGCCACGGGCAGTTCCCAGCAGCCGCGGGTGATCGAATTTACGGTGCCGATGCAGCAGGGAGATACGATTCATATCGTCCCTCGGATCTGGCCCGAACACGTCACGTGGCGCGACAAGCACGAACCGCGTCCCGGCGTGGGGATCGCGTGGGTGGAGACCGACGGGCCGCTGGACCAAGCGTTTCCATCGTTGGCGACTCAGCGGTTGTTTGGCGATGTCGATCATATTCGGATGGAACCGGAGCGAACAATTTCGATGCGGCATCGCAAGCGAGTTCCGTGGCATCGCGTCGAATCGGAGCGGCCACGCGAGGATGTGGCGCGAATCGTTCGCGATCTGTTGCCGCGGGCGTTCCGGCGTCCGGTCGACGACGCCAAAGCGGAGCCGTTCGTTCAGCTGGCGCTCGACCGCCTCGACGCGGGCCGCTCGTTCGAGCAAGCGGTTCGCGCGGGGGTGACCGCCGTTTTATGTGCTCCTCAGTTTTTGTTGCTCAACAGCCAACCGACGGTTGACGATTTCACGATCGCTTCGCGGCTCTCCTATTTCCTTTGGTCTTCGCAGCCCGACCCGCAGCTGATCGATTTGGCGGCGGCCGGGAAATTAAAGGATCCCGCAATTCGACGCGCTCAGGTTCTGCGGATGTTGGCCGATCCGAAACGGGAGCGGTTTGTCGAGAACTTTCTCGGTCAGTGGTTGGATCTGCGGGAGATCGGCTTCACGACGCCCGATAAAAAACTCTATCCCGAGTTCGATCCGTTGCTGCAGGAAGCGATGCTTGGCGAGACACGCAGCTTTTTTGAGCACTTGATCGACGAAGATGGGAGCGTTTTGAATTTCATCGATTCCGATTTCACGTTCCTCAACGAGCGGCTGGCCAAGCATTATGGCATCGCCGGGGTGCGTGGGAACGAGCTCTTTCGCAAGGTCGCGCTGCCCGGCGACAGTTTGCGTGGCGGGGTGCTAACGCATGCGAGCGTGTTGAAGGTGACAGCCAATGGCACGACCACGTCGCCGATCCAACGCGGCAATTGGGTCTTGGATAACCTGTTGGGCCGCCCTGCCCCGCCGCCGCCTCCAGGTGTTCCGGCGGTCGAACCCGATGTTCGCGGCGCGACTACGATTCGGGAACAACTGGACAAGCACCGCGAGATCGATTCGTGCAACGTCTGCCATCGCCGGATCGATCCTCCGGGCTTTGCCTTGGAAGCGTTTGATGCGATCGGTGGCCAGCGGCAATGGTATCGATCGATTGGCGATGGGGAGAAGCTTGGTCGCTTGCCCTATCGCAAAGGGCCCGATGTGGAAACGGCGTCGCGGTTGGCCGACGGCCGCTCGTTCGCCGACTTTGGTGGCTACCGCCAACGGTTGCTCGAAGACCGCGATCAGGTCGCTCGAGCGATCGCGACCAAATTGATCGTTTACGCGACCGGGCGGCCGCTGTCGCTAGCCGACCGCCCGGCGATCGATCGCATCGTCGCCGCATCGGGCGAGAACTTGGGACTGCGGTCGATGATCCTGGCGATCGCCAGCAGCGATGTGTTTATTGAACCTTAA
- the polX gene encoding DNA polymerase/3'-5' exonuclease PolX gives MDNQSIAEVFEQMAELLEFKGENPFRIRAYHNGAKAILDLEEPVVQILEDPSRKLSDVPGIGKTLVDKITVLVATGSLPQLLELQEQFPASVLAMARVPGLGAKKAARLHQELGIDNLAELKAACETDQVSGLKGFGKKSQQTILDGLAIAQAAAQRKKWVHADGWGARLRSHLSSCEAIERMEFAGSYRRGRETCGDLDILVVADPAAAAMDHLEAFPPRKETILRGDTKISIRVDEAFQVDMRVVAADQFGAALQYFTGSQAHNVRVRSMAKAKGLKVNEYGVFREDDPEHSIAGGEEQEVYAAIGLPWVPPELREDRLEFDWAKSGDPFDLIELKDICSDLHMHTTATDGEATIGDMADAAIARGLTAIAITDHSQRVAMARGLDPQRLREQWARIDQLRPQYEGRLTILKGIECDILEGGGMDLPDDVLAEADWVLASVHYGQRQSREQITDRILGAIANPHVTAIAHPTGRLINRREAYQVDIDAVFQAAAETSTLLELNANPSRLDLHEVHCQTASRRYNIPIVINTDAHSIDGLDVMQYGILQARRAGLQKQHVANARSWDAMKPLMGKYR, from the coding sequence ATGGATAATCAATCGATCGCCGAAGTTTTCGAACAGATGGCGGAACTGCTGGAGTTTAAAGGCGAAAATCCGTTCCGGATCCGGGCGTATCACAACGGGGCCAAAGCGATCCTCGACCTGGAAGAACCGGTCGTCCAGATCCTCGAAGATCCCAGCCGCAAGCTGTCCGATGTGCCGGGGATCGGCAAGACCTTGGTCGACAAGATCACCGTCCTGGTCGCGACCGGCAGCCTGCCCCAGTTGCTGGAGTTGCAAGAACAGTTCCCCGCCTCGGTCCTGGCGATGGCTCGCGTCCCCGGCCTTGGCGCGAAGAAGGCGGCTCGGCTGCACCAAGAACTTGGGATCGACAACCTCGCCGAACTGAAGGCCGCTTGTGAAACGGATCAGGTGAGTGGCCTCAAAGGCTTTGGCAAGAAGAGCCAGCAGACGATCCTCGACGGCTTGGCGATCGCGCAAGCGGCGGCCCAGCGGAAGAAGTGGGTCCATGCCGACGGCTGGGGCGCTCGGCTGCGTTCCCATCTATCTAGCTGCGAGGCGATCGAGCGAATGGAGTTTGCCGGCAGCTACCGCCGCGGCCGCGAGACCTGCGGCGATCTGGACATCCTTGTCGTCGCCGATCCGGCCGCTGCGGCGATGGATCACCTGGAAGCCTTCCCGCCGCGGAAGGAGACCATTTTGCGAGGCGACACCAAGATCTCGATCCGCGTCGACGAAGCGTTCCAAGTCGACATGCGAGTCGTTGCGGCCGATCAGTTTGGCGCGGCGCTGCAGTATTTCACCGGATCGCAAGCGCACAACGTTCGCGTCCGCAGCATGGCCAAAGCAAAAGGGCTGAAGGTCAACGAATACGGCGTGTTTCGCGAAGATGATCCCGAGCATTCGATCGCCGGCGGGGAAGAGCAGGAGGTCTATGCGGCGATCGGCCTGCCTTGGGTTCCGCCCGAACTGCGCGAAGATCGACTGGAATTCGATTGGGCGAAAAGTGGCGATCCATTCGACCTGATCGAATTGAAAGACATTTGCAGCGACCTGCATATGCATACCACGGCGACCGATGGCGAAGCGACGATCGGCGACATGGCCGACGCGGCGATCGCCCGCGGCCTGACCGCGATCGCGATCACCGATCACAGCCAACGCGTCGCGATGGCTCGCGGGCTGGACCCGCAGCGACTGCGCGAGCAATGGGCGCGGATCGATCAACTGCGGCCGCAGTACGAGGGCCGACTGACGATCCTCAAAGGAATCGAATGCGACATCCTGGAAGGTGGCGGAATGGATCTGCCCGACGATGTCCTCGCCGAAGCCGATTGGGTGCTGGCGAGCGTGCATTATGGGCAACGGCAAAGTCGCGAACAGATTACCGATCGGATCTTGGGAGCGATCGCGAATCCACATGTCACCGCGATCGCGCACCCGACCGGACGCTTGATCAATCGCCGCGAAGCGTATCAAGTCGACATCGACGCGGTTTTCCAAGCCGCCGCCGAAACGTCGACGCTGCTGGAACTCAACGCCAACCCGTCTCGGTTAGATCTTCATGAAGTCCATTGCCAAACGGCGTCGCGCCGTTACAACATCCCCATCGTGATCAACACCGACGCGCACTCGATCGATGGCCTCGACGTGATGCAGTACGGCATCCTGCAAGCGCGGCGAGCCGGGCTGCAAAAACAACACGTCGCCAACGCGAGGTCTTGGGATGCGATGAAGCCCCTGATGGGCAAATACCGCTAA
- a CDS encoding metallophosphoesterase yields MRNVLILLLLFVASDLAVATEIRRIWLTHKSNDPSRIVVNWMSESEGDSVVRFGLTTDYDKTVRVDETTTLHHVEIPLEHRDAVYHYSVSSGDQRSKDATFKAYPSDELRIAIVADWQSKPDLSSIRNDDVHLLLTAGDNIANLFPACGEGTKDCVKPYAALIDAYPDLFRSTPFMPALGNHDRQIRPRGKMPPEEAVYDVDATAFRKSFELPGDEWKWHFDIPQLDLRVIALDFNHISDFGTTWQTCHRFDEASPQFLWYQQQMANPPGFVVTLYNERNASIRNQANKQWHELFRRGTCCVTGYGYFAERAEVDGFPYYNSSLSGSGAQYRDPHSKFLAGEDSYLLLTLQRGGAMAVKIKSLSGDEFDHQSYKQRESTR; encoded by the coding sequence ATGCGAAACGTCTTAATCCTGTTGCTTTTGTTTGTCGCTTCCGATCTCGCCGTCGCAACCGAGATCCGACGGATCTGGCTGACACACAAGAGCAACGACCCGAGCCGCATCGTTGTGAACTGGATGAGCGAGAGCGAGGGGGATTCGGTCGTTCGCTTTGGCCTGACCACGGACTACGACAAAACGGTCCGAGTCGACGAAACGACGACGCTGCATCATGTCGAAATTCCGCTGGAACATCGCGATGCGGTCTATCACTACTCGGTCAGCAGCGGCGACCAACGATCGAAGGACGCCACCTTCAAAGCCTACCCGAGCGATGAACTGCGGATTGCGATCGTCGCCGACTGGCAGAGCAAGCCCGACCTGTCGTCGATCCGAAACGACGATGTCCATCTACTGCTGACCGCTGGCGACAACATCGCCAACCTCTTCCCAGCCTGCGGCGAGGGGACCAAAGATTGCGTGAAGCCCTACGCTGCACTGATCGACGCCTACCCCGATCTGTTTCGCTCCACACCGTTCATGCCGGCGTTGGGGAATCACGACCGCCAGATTCGCCCGCGTGGGAAGATGCCGCCCGAGGAAGCCGTCTACGATGTCGATGCGACCGCGTTTCGCAAATCCTTCGAATTGCCGGGGGACGAGTGGAAGTGGCACTTCGACATCCCACAGCTTGACCTGCGGGTGATCGCGTTGGACTTCAATCACATCTCCGACTTCGGAACCACTTGGCAAACCTGCCACCGCTTCGACGAAGCCTCGCCTCAGTTCCTCTGGTACCAACAACAGATGGCCAACCCGCCCGGATTTGTTGTCACGCTCTATAACGAACGCAACGCGAGCATTCGCAACCAGGCGAACAAACAATGGCACGAACTGTTCCGCCGCGGAACGTGTTGCGTCACCGGATACGGCTATTTTGCAGAGCGAGCGGAAGTCGATGGCTTTCCCTATTACAACAGCTCGCTCAGCGGCAGCGGCGCCCAATATCGCGATCCCCATTCGAAGTTCCTCGCGGGCGAGGACAGCTACCTATTGCTGACCCTCCAGCGTGGCGGCGCGATGGCGGTTAAGATCAAGAGTCTCAGCGGCGACGAATTTGATCACCAATCCTACAAACAACGGGAATCGACACGATGA
- a CDS encoding RICIN domain-containing protein: MSLPSRLIFAALFVASVFARLAHAQTFDLIVPGSDLRSTAQLTADRLVIVDATGQASIYDRDPQLDANGYAAYSSQAMGQAIRWPLRGAGNMQVASLAGPLGSIAFRPTQMVVSPRGNGGFNPGVPGVFPVNQVGPQAAGNPSNDPKSVYVIESALGPGLLLSVAPLAGANMRIETQATGGQNVFFRLLPTDSGYVSIVPMQDRGLAIGMATGLAGNQGNAQLFDRRMGGGDAMQFRIVPDNAGFVTLELRANRDFVIDVVKPRGGRPASVGVFTRHGLQNQLFRLQRVGAMGNLPPGGVPQPVGNPVAPVLISKTVEPNPPLTPVQVQLSNSHSNELWVLVTDLRDPDNLQRLKIPTGESRPATFERDPGSRVVSRFEVLQPNGMRVREESVVDLPPQPLYDISVYEMIPQSVYIDRTQPGSAPEVQHAPRSVGFFQVPATFEGGRSDVYRAAKRQNNSGGVRRLELKDWDQADPLTGDVLDRGTSPR, translated from the coding sequence ATGTCTTTGCCCAGCCGCTTGATCTTCGCTGCATTATTCGTTGCATCGGTGTTCGCTCGACTTGCCCACGCGCAGACGTTCGACCTGATCGTGCCGGGATCCGATCTGCGATCGACCGCGCAATTGACGGCAGATCGATTGGTGATCGTCGATGCCACTGGGCAGGCATCAATTTATGATCGCGATCCGCAACTCGACGCCAACGGATACGCCGCCTATTCGAGCCAGGCGATGGGGCAAGCGATCCGCTGGCCGCTGCGTGGCGCGGGGAACATGCAAGTCGCTTCGTTGGCCGGGCCTTTGGGGAGCATTGCGTTTCGCCCGACGCAGATGGTCGTCTCGCCGCGCGGCAACGGTGGTTTCAATCCTGGCGTACCAGGCGTGTTCCCCGTCAACCAAGTTGGACCGCAAGCGGCGGGCAATCCCAGCAACGACCCTAAATCGGTGTACGTGATTGAATCAGCGCTTGGCCCCGGCTTGCTGCTTTCCGTTGCACCACTAGCTGGCGCCAATATGCGGATCGAAACGCAAGCCACCGGCGGGCAGAACGTCTTCTTTCGTTTGCTGCCAACCGACAGTGGTTATGTCTCAATCGTGCCGATGCAAGATCGGGGGCTCGCGATCGGGATGGCGACCGGCTTGGCCGGGAACCAGGGGAACGCTCAACTGTTCGATCGTCGGATGGGCGGTGGCGATGCGATGCAGTTCCGCATCGTCCCCGACAACGCTGGCTTCGTGACGCTTGAACTGCGAGCGAATCGCGATTTTGTCATCGACGTCGTGAAGCCACGCGGTGGTCGCCCTGCCAGTGTTGGCGTCTTCACGCGTCATGGTTTGCAAAATCAGTTGTTCCGCCTGCAGCGAGTTGGCGCGATGGGGAACCTGCCACCGGGCGGCGTCCCGCAGCCAGTCGGCAATCCCGTTGCGCCGGTGCTAATTTCGAAGACGGTCGAGCCGAATCCGCCGCTGACGCCGGTTCAGGTTCAATTATCGAACTCTCACTCCAACGAGTTGTGGGTTCTCGTTACCGATTTACGCGATCCCGACAACTTGCAGCGGCTGAAGATCCCGACGGGAGAGTCTCGGCCTGCGACGTTCGAACGCGATCCGGGATCTCGAGTTGTTAGTCGGTTCGAGGTTTTGCAGCCCAACGGAATGCGGGTTCGTGAAGAATCGGTCGTCGATTTGCCGCCGCAGCCGCTCTACGACATCAGCGTCTACGAGATGATACCGCAATCGGTCTACATCGATCGAACTCAGCCCGGATCGGCACCGGAGGTTCAACACGCCCCTCGAAGCGTTGGCTTTTTCCAAGTGCCAGCGACTTTTGAAGGGGGCCGCAGCGACGTCTATCGAGCTGCCAAGCGGCAGAACAATTCCGGCGGCGTGCGAAGGCTGGAACTCAAGGATTGGGATCAGGCCGATCCATTGACCGGCGATGTGTTAGATCGGGGCACCTCGCCGCGCTGA
- a CDS encoding TspO/MBR family protein: protein MTWIEWYNGLDKPSWTPAPGTIGLIWQLLYPVIIVTFGFVFVQAFRKRLPWLVALPFAINLVANLCFTPIQFGLRNLPLAAVDILIVWTTILWMMFAIWKHYRLIAVAQIPYLIWVSIATTLQLAITWNN, encoded by the coding sequence ATGACATGGATTGAGTGGTACAACGGCCTGGACAAACCTTCGTGGACTCCCGCCCCCGGCACGATCGGCCTGATCTGGCAACTGTTGTACCCGGTGATCATCGTGACGTTTGGCTTCGTCTTCGTACAAGCGTTTCGCAAGCGACTGCCATGGCTTGTCGCATTGCCGTTTGCGATCAACCTCGTCGCCAACCTCTGCTTCACCCCGATTCAATTCGGCTTGCGCAATCTGCCGCTTGCCGCCGTCGACATCCTGATCGTCTGGACAACGATTCTCTGGATGATGTTCGCCATCTGGAAGCACTACCGTCTGATCGCGGTGGCGCAGATCCCGTACCTGATCTGGGTTTCGATCGCGACGACGCTACAACTGGCGATCACGTGGAATAATTGA
- a CDS encoding cysteine peptidase family C39 domain-containing protein — protein MTDIFTAIGIVLVVSLTLGLLVARSPQPSGQWRTAAMAILLIGAFGNVFYSTGLIVWARYIPHSAVIVWANVVPIAAAISAGLAYRLPNTPHWRQLLASGLLGLLSFGTVFWPLQGFILRPPQPGGNTWSQGVALQTSWSSCSPAAAATLLRANGVDVDESDLMTACLTDNRGTVSLGLYRGVKLYADANDLEVEVVPPSLDQLIIDDQWPVLLMVRLPKTGVEDPRYEQNWGWIPGLGHSVVCFGRLPNGNFVVGDPSIGREQWTTQDMEILWHGDGIRLHKRGVPFDGNAPKH, from the coding sequence ATGACCGACATTTTCACAGCAATTGGCATCGTCCTGGTCGTGTCACTCACACTGGGACTGCTTGTTGCGAGGTCCCCTCAGCCCAGTGGGCAGTGGCGAACCGCCGCGATGGCGATCCTGCTGATCGGGGCGTTTGGCAATGTCTTCTACAGCACGGGACTAATCGTGTGGGCTCGTTACATCCCGCACTCAGCAGTGATCGTCTGGGCCAACGTCGTCCCGATCGCTGCAGCGATCTCCGCGGGACTCGCTTATCGCCTGCCTAACACGCCTCACTGGCGTCAACTGCTGGCATCGGGGCTTCTGGGCCTGCTCTCCTTCGGCACCGTCTTCTGGCCGCTACAAGGCTTCATCCTGAGACCACCGCAACCGGGCGGCAACACGTGGAGCCAGGGCGTGGCGCTGCAGACCTCCTGGTCCTCGTGCAGCCCTGCCGCCGCGGCGACGCTGCTGCGAGCCAACGGAGTCGACGTCGACGAGAGCGACTTAATGACAGCCTGCTTGACCGACAATCGCGGCACCGTTTCGCTGGGGCTGTATCGTGGCGTCAAGCTTTACGCCGATGCCAACGACCTTGAGGTCGAGGTGGTCCCCCCGTCGCTGGACCAGCTGATCATCGACGATCAATGGCCGGTACTGCTGATGGTGCGGCTGCCCAAGACGGGTGTCGAGGACCCGCGCTACGAACAGAACTGGGGCTGGATCCCCGGTCTTGGACATTCGGTTGTTTGCTTCGGTCGCCTCCCGAACGGCAACTTCGTCGTCGGCGACCCTTCGATCGGCCGCGAGCAATGGACAACGCAAGATATGGAAATCCTTTGGCATGGCGACGGGATTCGCTTGCATAAGCGAGGGGTGCCCTTCGACGGCAACGCCCCGAAGCACTAG